Proteins encoded by one window of Methanobacterium sp. CWC-01:
- a CDS encoding radical SAM protein, giving the protein MIDDALKTYYEVSQDKRASKYKTASHTPASNSETLKSLWKEHQNVIDHLKTLNTTPDAYSNFSFMDLKIKIAGILFTECVFCPRRCQVDRRVKPGVCGVTEPLVTSEFMHLGEEALLIPSHTIFFAGCNLKCVYCQNSDISQNPKLGMKVSPSTLARRIDLRRREGSRNVNFVGGDPAPNLHYILKTMNLTRENIPLVWNSNMYLSQESMQLLEGFADLYLTDFKYGNDECARRLSGVPDYMEVVGTNHKWARQGGDMIIRHLVLPGHVECCSLPLIQWIHRNLGADVVINIMDQYQPHYQAFHYDELSRPTSPLEVSEVVDYARDLGFINIIN; this is encoded by the coding sequence ATGATAGATGATGCCCTTAAAACCTATTATGAAGTTAGTCAGGATAAAAGAGCATCAAAATATAAAACCGCCTCCCATACTCCTGCCTCAAATTCAGAAACTCTAAAAAGTTTATGGAAAGAACATCAGAATGTCATAGATCACCTAAAAACTCTGAATACTACTCCTGATGCTTATTCTAATTTCTCTTTTATGGATCTTAAAATCAAAATTGCCGGGATTTTATTCACCGAATGCGTGTTCTGCCCCAGAAGATGCCAGGTTGATCGAAGAGTTAAACCTGGCGTCTGCGGTGTAACAGAACCCCTAGTAACCTCTGAATTCATGCACCTTGGAGAGGAAGCTCTTCTGATTCCTAGTCATACCATTTTTTTTGCTGGTTGTAATTTAAAGTGTGTTTACTGTCAGAACTCGGATATAAGCCAAAATCCTAAATTAGGAATGAAAGTAAGCCCCTCTACCCTGGCTAGGAGAATTGACCTGCGTCGAAGGGAAGGGTCACGGAATGTGAATTTTGTGGGAGGAGATCCCGCCCCCAACTTGCACTACATTTTAAAAACCATGAACTTAACCAGAGAGAATATTCCGTTGGTCTGGAATAGCAACATGTACCTCTCCCAGGAGTCCATGCAGCTGTTGGAAGGTTTTGCAGACTTATACTTGACCGACTTCAAGTACGGAAATGATGAATGTGCCCGGAGGCTTTCCGGTGTTCCCGATTACATGGAGGTGGTGGGAACTAATCATAAGTGGGCTAGACAAGGGGGAGATATGATCATCAGGCATTTGGTTCTACCGGGCCATGTGGAGTGCTGTTCTTTACCCCTGATACAATGGATACACCGAAATTTAGGTGCAGATGTGGTCATAAATATCATGGACCAGTATCAGCCCCATTACCAGGCCTTCCATTATGATGAGTTATCCAGACCAACATCTCCACTAGAAGTTTCTGAAGTGGTGGATTATGCCAGAGACCTGGGCTTTATAAATATCATAAACTAA
- a CDS encoding phosphoglycolate phosphatase: MYREDDLISIKALALDVDGTITDQKRRLCPGALEAIRKVEDRGIPVIIVTGNILCSTKTISILLGTTGGLVAENGGVIEYAGEISVLGNLEKCERAFQHLRKLYDVKKVEYSSARVSEIALERSLPVKKVKEALKSWDVEVYDTQFALHLTDPAVNKGLSLLKVAKNMGINPEEIMAIGDSENDLEFLEQAGWKVAVANSDPELKIKADYVTEKPYGDGVNEAIRRFLL; the protein is encoded by the coding sequence TTGTATAGGGAGGATGATCTTATCTCCATTAAAGCCTTGGCCTTGGACGTGGATGGCACCATTACTGACCAGAAACGTAGATTATGCCCTGGGGCCCTGGAGGCCATAAGAAAAGTTGAAGACCGGGGGATTCCCGTCATCATCGTAACCGGAAACATACTCTGTTCCACCAAAACCATATCTATCCTCCTGGGAACCACCGGAGGGTTGGTAGCTGAAAATGGTGGGGTAATTGAGTATGCGGGCGAAATATCGGTACTGGGTAATCTGGAAAAATGTGAAAGGGCCTTCCAACATCTCAGGAAATTATACGACGTTAAAAAGGTGGAGTACTCATCAGCCCGTGTCTCGGAAATAGCCTTGGAGCGCAGCCTACCTGTAAAGAAGGTTAAGGAAGCCCTGAAAAGTTGGGATGTGGAAGTATACGACACCCAATTCGCGTTACATCTAACTGATCCGGCAGTGAATAAGGGATTGTCACTCCTTAAAGTTGCCAAAAACATGGGAATTAATCCTGAGGAGATAATGGCTATTGGGGATAGTGAAAATGACCTGGAATTTTTAGAACAAGCTGGCTGGAAGGTAGCGGTGGCCAATTCTGACCCGGAACTTAAGATTAAAGCTGATTATGTCACCGAAAAGCCCTATGGAGATGGGGTGAATGAAGCAATTAGGAGGTTCTTACTGTGA
- a CDS encoding methanogenesis marker 16 metalloprotein has product MKRTIQEIEARIESGEANVLTAEEVTKMVLEGEEVTTADVDVITTGTCGIMSGTLAIFHLPVAEPGAFKKANHILLNGIPGFPGPCPNEWLGSVDFVIYGTTHSLNDPNYGGGFLFKDLVKGKEIEVEVESSEGNVLRTPATLDDFGTAQLLGTRFAFKNYTAFVNPTSQPISSIFNAVDMLGPFKGLSFSGCGELNPLQNDPELNTLKKGANVLLNNSEGIFIGQGTRSTPHKPNMMLTADMRGMDSHYLGGYLTGAGPEVYNSVATAIPILDDSILKRTFIKNEEITLPITDIRGRHSVLGETDYGAVWRDVDERPVYKEEDCRRCQQCLVEERCPTGAFQKNYLNLKRCFGCGMCSFACPYQIFHMNTGQVKMDCDDEVIEIPVTCRQSDIKRARELAAELKNRIIQGKFSLRF; this is encoded by the coding sequence ATGAAACGCACCATCCAAGAAATAGAGGCCAGGATAGAAAGTGGAGAAGCAAACGTCTTAACCGCTGAAGAAGTTACTAAAATGGTTTTAGAGGGAGAAGAGGTCACAACGGCTGATGTGGATGTAATAACCACCGGTACCTGCGGTATTATGTCTGGAACCCTGGCTATTTTTCATCTGCCAGTGGCCGAGCCAGGAGCGTTTAAAAAGGCTAACCATATTCTATTAAATGGTATACCTGGATTTCCAGGGCCATGTCCTAATGAATGGCTGGGATCTGTTGATTTTGTTATTTATGGAACCACACACAGCTTGAATGATCCTAATTATGGGGGCGGATTCCTTTTCAAGGATCTTGTGAAGGGTAAAGAGATAGAAGTGGAAGTGGAATCATCAGAAGGTAACGTTCTTAGAACTCCAGCCACTCTGGATGATTTTGGAACTGCCCAACTGTTGGGAACCAGGTTTGCCTTCAAAAACTACACTGCTTTCGTGAATCCCACATCTCAACCGATTTCATCGATATTTAATGCTGTAGACATGTTAGGACCATTTAAAGGACTTTCATTCTCTGGTTGTGGGGAACTGAACCCCCTACAAAATGATCCGGAACTGAATACTCTCAAGAAAGGTGCTAATGTACTTCTTAACAATTCCGAAGGCATTTTTATCGGACAGGGCACCAGAAGCACTCCCCATAAACCAAACATGATGCTTACTGCAGATATGCGTGGAATGGATTCCCACTATCTGGGAGGTTATCTCACCGGTGCCGGGCCAGAAGTCTACAACAGTGTAGCCACTGCCATCCCCATCCTGGATGATTCCATACTAAAAAGAACCTTCATAAAAAATGAAGAGATTACACTCCCTATTACCGATATCAGAGGGAGACATAGTGTTTTAGGTGAAACTGATTACGGAGCGGTGTGGAGAGATGTTGATGAGAGACCGGTGTACAAGGAGGAGGACTGTCGACGTTGCCAGCAGTGTCTGGTGGAGGAAAGGTGCCCCACTGGGGCCTTCCAAAAAAACTATTTGAATCTTAAACGATGCTTCGGGTGTGGGATGTGCAGCTTTGCCTGTCCCTACCAGATCTTTCACATGAACACTGGACAGGTGAAAATGGATTGTGATGATGAAGTAATTGAGATACCTGTGACCTGTCGCCAGTCCGATATTAAACGTGCCCGGGAACTGGCAGCAGAACTCAAAAACCGAATTATTCAGGGAAAATTTAGTTTAAGATTTTAA
- a CDS encoding zinc ribbon domain-containing protein, translating to MKCRNCGGEIRPEDIYCNQCGMELSGREYKPRGKKRRLFQENGDYKPLQNKFMKGEYQEQQADPYYSDEDYYHEPEEAYDYVEYPDYGDYRESTEIEEGETSIWGTLILFLVLALVVGFVVGLLIFTSDAQNILSLGT from the coding sequence ATGAAATGCCGTAACTGTGGTGGAGAAATAAGGCCCGAAGATATTTACTGTAATCAATGCGGAATGGAATTATCTGGCAGGGAATATAAACCACGAGGGAAAAAAAGAAGATTATTCCAGGAGAATGGAGATTACAAGCCTCTGCAGAACAAGTTTATGAAGGGAGAATATCAGGAGCAGCAGGCCGATCCATATTACTCGGATGAGGATTATTATCATGAACCGGAAGAGGCCTACGATTATGTGGAATATCCTGATTATGGTGATTACAGGGAGTCTACGGAGATAGAAGAGGGGGAAACTTCTATCTGGGGGACTTTAATTCTGTTCCTGGTCCTGGCTCTGGTGGTGGGATTTGTGGTGGGGCTGCTGATTTTCACCAGCGACGCCCAGAACATTTTATCACTGGGAACTTAA
- the alaS gene encoding alanine--tRNA ligase, with product MIIMSQQLKELGYTKKACKTCGNDFWSIGGRDTCGDAPCDEYSFIGDPATSQKYDLFSIQDIFTRFFKERGHTPIRRYPVLAKRWRDDVFLVGASIYNFQPWVTSGLVEPPANPLVVAQPSIRLNDVDNVGRTGRHMTCFTMGGHHAFNSLENNIYWQDETVKYCHDFIAHLGINPEEITFIESWWEGGGNAGPCYEVCVRGVELATLVFIQYRTLPGGEREEIPLKIVDTGYGLERFAWISQGTPTAYDASFGPVIDQLKEMARVEFDERILSENAQVAGMMDIEDIADLKILRQRVADRLDLSLDELTRSTRPMEAIYIIADHTRCLGFMLADGVIPSNVKEGYLARLVLRRTIRFMKELGLKQSLREVMEIQMDFLSQTYPEIRNHQEHVLRVMDLEEKRYHKTIRKGQQMVRKSIKHLKKEKKDDMPLEMLIKLYDSHGIPPETVEELALEENFPVTIPDNFYTLVAEEHSKEATEEEAPLKLNYPDTELLFYDKPQENKFQAQIQGIHENGIILDQTLFYPEGGGQPSDIGYLDIKGEKLKVSHAEKVGTVVLHHVHPESLNQLDPKPGTIIKGTVDWDRRLALTRNHTATHLVVAAGRQILGDHIWQAGAQKGIKKSRIDLSHYKRIKTEELQRIELLANQWVMDNLEIKTTWMDRTEAEKTYGFVLYQGGVVPGSKIRVVQIPEIDVQACAGTHVNRTGDIGLVKINRTERIQDGVERLEFSAGRAAVEALQESETQLRDSATVFKVTPDQLPKTADRFFTEWKAFKNDIKRLQGQVAALKKEGIAGNSEQISGLNLIRDTIDAEMPELIKIVTELVEKEDVDIAVVGSPEGKIVGAVSEKALKRGIKINKIIKGAAGVLGGGGGGKPQLAQGAGRHPEKMNEALEFVYNDIKSRLSQKSLNGFI from the coding sequence ATGATTATCATGTCCCAACAGTTGAAAGAACTTGGATACACCAAGAAAGCTTGTAAAACTTGTGGTAACGATTTTTGGTCCATTGGAGGCCGTGATACGTGTGGAGACGCCCCCTGTGATGAGTACTCATTTATTGGGGATCCTGCGACCAGTCAAAAATATGATCTTTTCTCGATTCAGGATATTTTCACCCGTTTTTTTAAAGAAAGGGGACACACACCCATCCGACGTTATCCGGTGCTGGCCAAGAGATGGCGGGACGATGTTTTCCTGGTTGGTGCCTCCATCTACAACTTCCAACCCTGGGTAACCAGTGGCCTGGTGGAACCCCCGGCCAATCCTCTGGTAGTTGCCCAGCCATCCATTCGTCTTAACGATGTGGACAACGTGGGACGGACTGGCCGGCACATGACCTGCTTCACCATGGGTGGCCATCACGCCTTTAATTCTCTTGAAAACAATATTTACTGGCAGGATGAGACTGTGAAATACTGTCACGATTTCATAGCCCATCTGGGCATAAATCCCGAGGAAATCACCTTCATCGAGTCCTGGTGGGAAGGAGGGGGTAACGCCGGTCCTTGTTACGAAGTCTGTGTAAGAGGAGTGGAACTGGCCACCCTGGTATTCATTCAGTACCGCACCCTTCCCGGAGGGGAAAGGGAAGAGATCCCCTTAAAAATCGTGGACACCGGTTACGGATTGGAACGTTTCGCCTGGATTTCCCAGGGCACACCCACCGCCTATGACGCCTCCTTTGGCCCGGTAATAGACCAGTTGAAGGAAATGGCTAGGGTGGAATTTGATGAACGCATATTATCAGAAAACGCTCAAGTTGCCGGTATGATGGACATCGAAGACATTGCAGACCTTAAGATCCTTCGGCAGAGGGTGGCTGATCGCTTAGATTTATCCCTGGATGAGTTGACCAGGTCCACCCGACCCATGGAGGCCATCTACATCATCGCCGATCACACCCGCTGTTTAGGTTTCATGCTGGCCGATGGGGTGATACCTTCCAACGTCAAGGAGGGATACTTGGCCCGGCTAGTACTGCGCCGGACCATACGTTTTATGAAGGAGCTGGGACTGAAACAGTCCCTGCGGGAAGTTATGGAGATACAGATGGACTTTCTCTCCCAGACTTACCCGGAAATTCGGAACCACCAGGAGCATGTGCTCCGGGTTATGGATCTGGAGGAGAAACGTTACCATAAAACCATCCGCAAGGGACAGCAGATGGTTAGAAAAAGCATTAAACATCTGAAAAAAGAGAAAAAAGATGATATGCCCCTTGAGATGCTTATCAAACTTTATGACTCCCATGGAATACCACCCGAAACCGTGGAAGAACTGGCCCTTGAGGAAAACTTCCCGGTGACCATACCGGACAACTTCTACACCCTGGTAGCTGAGGAGCACTCCAAGGAAGCTACTGAAGAGGAAGCTCCCCTGAAGCTGAATTATCCAGATACGGAACTACTATTCTATGATAAACCGCAGGAGAATAAATTTCAGGCCCAAATTCAGGGCATCCATGAGAACGGGATAATCCTTGATCAAACACTTTTCTATCCAGAGGGAGGTGGTCAGCCATCTGATATTGGTTACCTGGATATAAAAGGAGAAAAGCTGAAGGTTTCACACGCTGAAAAGGTAGGTACGGTGGTACTGCATCATGTGCATCCTGAAAGTCTAAACCAACTTGATCCCAAGCCAGGGACGATTATTAAAGGCACAGTAGACTGGGATCGGCGTCTGGCCCTCACCCGTAACCACACTGCAACTCACCTGGTCGTGGCTGCTGGCCGGCAGATACTGGGGGACCATATCTGGCAGGCTGGGGCCCAGAAAGGAATAAAAAAATCTCGAATCGACCTTTCACACTACAAACGCATAAAGACCGAGGAACTGCAGCGAATAGAACTTCTGGCCAACCAATGGGTCATGGATAACCTGGAAATTAAAACTACTTGGATGGACCGTACCGAAGCGGAAAAGACCTATGGATTTGTACTATACCAGGGAGGAGTGGTTCCTGGTTCCAAGATAAGGGTGGTGCAGATTCCAGAGATCGATGTGCAGGCCTGCGCTGGAACCCATGTAAACCGGACTGGAGACATTGGTCTGGTCAAGATCAACCGGACCGAACGTATACAGGACGGAGTGGAACGTTTAGAGTTCTCAGCAGGTAGGGCCGCGGTGGAAGCCCTGCAGGAGAGTGAAACCCAACTTCGGGACAGCGCCACGGTGTTTAAGGTAACCCCGGACCAACTCCCTAAAACTGCGGATCGGTTCTTCACCGAGTGGAAGGCCTTTAAGAATGATATAAAACGTCTTCAGGGACAGGTGGCTGCCCTTAAAAAAGAGGGAATAGCTGGAAATTCCGAACAAATCAGTGGCCTTAACTTGATCAGGGATACCATCGACGCTGAAATGCCGGAACTAATCAAAATCGTCACCGAGTTGGTTGAGAAGGAAGATGTGGATATTGCAGTAGTAGGAAGTCCAGAAGGTAAGATAGTAGGAGCTGTATCTGAAAAGGCCTTGAAGCGTGGAATTAAGATCAATAAGATCATTAAGGGAGCCGCTGGTGTGTTAGGTGGAGGTGGTGGAGGTAAACCACAACTGGCCCAGGGCGCCGGCCGTCATCCGGAAAAGATGAATGAAGCCCTAGAATTTGTTTACAATGACATAAAGAGCAGATTATCCCAAAAGAGTCTTAACGGGTTTATCTAA
- the rpl12p gene encoding 50S ribosomal protein P1, with translation MEYIYAAMLLHSASQDINEDNVKKVLEAAGSEVDEARVKALIAALEDVDIEEAMEKTAVAAAAPVAAAAPAEAEEAEAEEEEEEEEEKEEEAAAGLGALFG, from the coding sequence ATGGAATACATATACGCAGCAATGTTACTACACTCTGCAAGTCAGGACATAAACGAAGATAATGTGAAGAAAGTTTTAGAAGCAGCCGGGTCCGAAGTGGACGAAGCCAGGGTTAAAGCCCTGATCGCCGCATTAGAGGATGTGGACATAGAAGAAGCTATGGAGAAAACTGCCGTAGCTGCTGCTGCTCCTGTAGCTGCCGCTGCCCCAGCTGAAGCTGAAGAAGCTGAAGCTGAGGAAGAAGAGGAAGAAGAAGAGGAAAAAGAAGAAGAAGCTGCTGCCGGTCTCGGCGCTCTCTTCGGATAG
- a CDS encoding TldD/PmbA family protein, with protein sequence MEELAHEALDKARKLVDEAEIYLEKEEGLDVDIQKDRVGFAKKVYSLGMGIRVIVQGRMGFAYTTNLDLMDETVQKAADSARANLPDENFKFASLSSYPIVKDLYDKRAEYLDVEEAVDFGKLLVSTALEEGCQPTSGGYAVGYRNSVLLNSQGAECKNSSTVFSGFISVNARDGERVSTAHESHSSCQMELDPEKIAGKACRIALDSRGGEPVETGSMMVVLDHQAAAGLLSTFTQAINGDNVQRGRSIYAGKEGEQVAADGLHIYDDGTINGGLYSSHGDGEGTPTQRTTLIKDGVLQNFIYDIYTAQKGNMESTGNGMRTSYADMPSVSLSNLLVEFENYPDINEVQEGCLVTDVLGAHTANPISGDFSVEAMNAFLIKDGEIEGPVKKAMLSGNIFEILKDVKGISGEKRQLGPFIIPQLLCSNLRVVG encoded by the coding sequence ATGGAAGAGTTGGCACACGAAGCTCTAGATAAAGCCCGGAAATTGGTAGATGAAGCTGAAATCTATTTAGAAAAAGAAGAAGGCCTAGATGTTGACATACAGAAGGATAGGGTGGGTTTTGCCAAGAAAGTGTACTCCCTGGGAATGGGTATAAGGGTTATTGTCCAGGGAAGGATGGGCTTTGCCTACACCACCAACCTGGACTTGATGGATGAAACGGTCCAGAAGGCAGCAGACAGTGCCAGGGCCAACCTCCCTGATGAAAACTTCAAATTCGCCTCTCTAAGTAGCTATCCTATTGTAAAAGATCTTTATGATAAGCGGGCTGAATATCTTGATGTAGAAGAAGCGGTTGATTTTGGTAAACTTTTAGTATCCACCGCCCTGGAAGAAGGCTGTCAGCCTACATCCGGTGGTTATGCTGTGGGTTACAGAAATAGTGTATTATTAAATTCTCAGGGAGCTGAGTGTAAAAATTCTTCCACCGTGTTCTCTGGTTTTATATCAGTCAATGCCCGGGATGGGGAAAGGGTCTCCACCGCACATGAATCCCACTCCTCCTGTCAGATGGAGCTGGATCCAGAAAAAATTGCAGGTAAGGCTTGCAGGATAGCCTTGGATTCCAGGGGAGGTGAACCAGTGGAAACTGGAAGCATGATGGTAGTGCTGGATCATCAAGCCGCGGCTGGACTTCTTTCCACCTTCACCCAGGCCATCAACGGGGATAACGTTCAAAGAGGACGTTCCATCTATGCTGGAAAGGAAGGAGAACAGGTGGCTGCAGATGGACTTCATATTTATGATGATGGTACAATTAACGGAGGTCTCTATTCATCCCATGGGGATGGAGAGGGAACACCCACCCAGAGAACCACCCTAATTAAGGATGGAGTTCTCCAGAATTTTATATATGATATTTACACGGCCCAAAAAGGCAATATGGAAAGCACTGGTAATGGAATGAGGACTTCCTATGCTGATATGCCTTCAGTCAGTCTAAGCAACTTACTTGTGGAATTTGAAAACTACCCGGACATAAATGAAGTCCAGGAGGGTTGTTTGGTTACCGATGTGCTGGGAGCACACACTGCCAACCCCATATCCGGTGATTTTTCGGTAGAGGCCATGAATGCTTTTCTAATTAAGGATGGGGAGATTGAAGGGCCGGTGAAGAAGGCTATGCTTTCGGGTAACATATTCGAAATATTAAAGGACGTTAAGGGAATATCCGGAGAGAAAAGACAACTGGGTCCCTTCATTATTCCTCAGTTGTTATGTTCCAACCTTCGGGTGGTAGGATAA